The Devosia sp. MC521 genome has a segment encoding these proteins:
- a CDS encoding helix-turn-helix domain-containing protein — MQDGTFTPPGYPEGTRPARGRVFDSDCPTRKLLDRIGDKWSVLILLVLGDEDTRFNDLKRQIGGISQKMLSQTLQSLKRDGLITRAVEPTTPVTVTYSITPLGRELLAALRFMIDWAEVRLPDVEKAQRLHDAALATD, encoded by the coding sequence ATGCAAGACGGCACTTTCACCCCACCAGGTTACCCCGAGGGAACCCGCCCCGCACGCGGCCGCGTCTTTGACAGTGATTGCCCGACCCGCAAATTGCTCGATCGGATCGGCGACAAATGGAGCGTGTTGATTCTTCTGGTGCTCGGCGATGAGGACACACGCTTTAATGATCTGAAGCGTCAGATCGGCGGGATTTCGCAAAAAATGCTGAGCCAAACGCTGCAGTCTCTCAAGCGGGACGGCCTTATCACCCGCGCCGTCGAGCCAACGACGCCGGTCACCGTCACCTATTCGATCACGCCCCTAGGACGCGAATTGCTGGCTGCATTGCGCTTCATGATTGATTGGGCCGAAGTTCGGCTGCCGGACGTAGAAAAAGCCCAGCGCCTTCATGACGCTGCCCTAGCCACCGATTGA
- a CDS encoding glutathione S-transferase family protein — MAERVLYYTPNLNPRVAVAVARHLNAQVQYKRYAPMGADKDAFLGLNPNSLAPLLVEDGVALWETDAIALRLIELTGSDFWPDEHNVEMMKWVSWSAHHFTRVAGDIVFYNYTAVAWQGEPDPKVVEELVVDFHRFASILDAELSQREWLVGGRMSYADFRVASALPFAVQGKLPLEDYSHIRRWHDQLLDVPAWKEPFADLA; from the coding sequence ATGGCAGAGAGGGTTTTGTATTATACGCCGAATTTGAACCCGCGCGTGGCGGTGGCTGTCGCGCGGCATCTCAATGCACAGGTCCAATACAAGCGCTATGCGCCAATGGGGGCAGACAAAGACGCGTTTTTGGGGCTCAATCCCAATTCGCTCGCGCCGCTTTTGGTGGAGGATGGCGTGGCGCTGTGGGAGACAGACGCTATTGCGTTGCGGCTTATTGAGCTGACCGGCAGCGATTTCTGGCCGGATGAGCACAACGTTGAGATGATGAAATGGGTGAGCTGGAGTGCGCACCATTTTACCAGAGTTGCGGGCGATATTGTCTTTTACAATTATACGGCAGTGGCTTGGCAGGGGGAGCCCGACCCTAAGGTGGTCGAGGAACTGGTGGTTGATTTTCACCGCTTTGCGTCGATTTTAGACGCCGAACTGAGCCAACGGGAATGGCTGGTGGGCGGACGCATGAGCTATGCCGATTTTCGCGTCGCTTCCGCGCTGCCTTTTGCCGTGCAGGGCAAGCTGCCGCTGGAAGACTATAGCCATATCCGGCGCTGGCATGATCAGCTGTTGGATGTTCCGGCTTGGAAAGAGCCGTTTGCGGATTTGGCGTAA
- a CDS encoding helicase-related protein, with protein MSFRPNAPVKAILGPTNTGKTYFAIERMLAHPTGMIGLPLRLLAREVYQRVVERVGVQAVALVTGEERIVPEKPRYWVATVEAMPTDIHVDCVCIDEIQTAIDFDRGHVFTDRILHTRGLQETLLLGSLTMAGVIYKLVPHVEIIERPRFSQLTYSGSKKMSRLPARSAIVAFSARQVYAIAELMRRERGGAAVVMGALSPRTRNAQVELYQNGDVDFLVATDAIGMGLNLDIGHVAFADDSKFDGRQSRPLTPSELGQIAGRAGRHKRDGTFGVTGGTEGFDEELVIALETHDFEPIKVVQWRNSALDFSSLERLHATLEKAPSDRTLTRVPVATDQLALEFLARNEAASLVKGQNSVKLLWECCQIPDYQGISPAAHGEIVTRIYSDLRRKGSVNADWIAEQVRFCDNAEGDIDTLSNRIKQIRTWTFVANRKNWLEDPIHWREKTRDIEDRLSDALHERLTQRFVDRRTSVLLRHLKDKRMVSPEINERGEVRLEGHLIGTLEGFRFTLARTEGDTDAKGVRTAAESVVAPEIHHRADRLAGAPNEEFVLTTDGRLRWRGEVVAELAEGDSLYRPRIITLADESLTGPDLDRVQDRLSLWLRHHINTVLEQVMSLEAPADVEGTARGIAYRLFENLGVMPRAAMADDVKGLDQDERGKLRKLGIKFGAYHIYLPLSLKPAPRELALILFALKNGGVRQAGVTDIPHIVLSGRTSFLVDPEVDTRLYEVAGFKVAGKRAVRIDILERLADIIRPLIALDASRPYQGELPVGAAEANGFRVTVEMTSLLGCSGEDFASILSSLGYRLRKTVKVAAPVEVVADAPAADAADAVATEGAAPAAEAEVAAPAAPAEPEFDEVWFPGGRRHNENNQNRRPEGRGRRPEGEGAQQQERRPNERPRNKGPRRPEGEERNTRPAGKTRPEKTERPENRRPPQREERKVAFDPNSPFAKLAALRGKSE; from the coding sequence ATGAGTTTCCGTCCTAACGCCCCGGTCAAGGCAATCCTTGGCCCAACAAACACTGGCAAGACCTACTTCGCCATCGAACGCATGTTGGCCCATCCCACCGGGATGATTGGTCTGCCGCTGCGCTTGCTGGCGCGCGAGGTCTATCAGCGCGTGGTCGAGCGTGTGGGCGTGCAGGCGGTGGCGCTGGTAACGGGCGAAGAACGCATCGTGCCGGAAAAGCCGCGCTATTGGGTGGCGACGGTTGAAGCCATGCCCACCGATATTCACGTCGATTGCGTGTGTATCGACGAAATCCAAACCGCGATCGACTTTGACCGCGGGCATGTGTTCACCGACCGCATTTTGCATACGCGCGGCTTGCAGGAAACCTTGCTGCTGGGGTCGCTGACCATGGCCGGGGTGATCTACAAGCTCGTGCCGCATGTCGAGATTATCGAGCGTCCGCGCTTTTCGCAGCTGACTTACTCGGGCTCAAAGAAGATGAGCCGCTTGCCAGCGCGTTCGGCCATTGTCGCGTTTTCGGCGCGGCAGGTTTACGCCATTGCCGAATTGATGCGCCGCGAACGCGGTGGCGCGGCGGTGGTGATGGGGGCGCTATCGCCCCGCACGCGTAATGCACAGGTGGAGCTCTATCAAAACGGGGATGTGGATTTCCTCGTGGCGACTGACGCCATCGGCATGGGGCTCAATTTGGATATTGGGCACGTCGCTTTTGCCGACGATAGCAAATTTGATGGGCGGCAGAGCCGTCCATTGACGCCGTCCGAACTCGGGCAAATCGCGGGCCGCGCCGGTCGTCACAAGCGTGACGGCACGTTTGGCGTGACCGGTGGGACCGAGGGATTCGACGAAGAATTGGTTATTGCGCTCGAAACACACGACTTCGAGCCGATAAAAGTGGTGCAATGGCGCAACAGCGCGCTAGATTTTTCATCTCTAGAGCGTCTGCATGCAACACTAGAAAAAGCGCCTAGCGACAGAACTTTAACCAGAGTTCCTGTGGCTACAGACCAATTGGCACTAGAATTTCTGGCCAGAAATGAGGCGGCAAGCCTCGTAAAAGGCCAGAATAGCGTCAAACTCCTCTGGGAATGTTGTCAGATACCTGATTATCAGGGCATCTCACCTGCTGCGCATGGTGAGATCGTAACGCGCATTTACTCGGACTTAAGGCGAAAAGGTTCTGTCAACGCAGACTGGATTGCCGAGCAGGTGCGCTTTTGCGACAATGCAGAGGGCGACATTGACACTCTGAGCAACCGGATTAAGCAAATCCGGACTTGGACCTTTGTCGCAAATCGTAAAAACTGGCTTGAAGACCCAATTCATTGGCGCGAAAAGACGCGAGACATAGAGGATCGACTGAGTGACGCTCTACATGAACGGCTCACACAGAGGTTCGTCGACAGGCGCACCAGCGTACTGCTCCGCCATCTGAAAGACAAACGTATGGTATCTCCCGAGATCAATGAACGTGGCGAAGTGCGGCTGGAAGGCCACCTCATCGGCACGCTCGAAGGCTTCCGCTTCACCCTTGCCCGAACAGAAGGCGACACTGACGCCAAGGGCGTTCGTACCGCGGCCGAGTCTGTGGTCGCGCCGGAGATTCACCACCGAGCCGACCGGCTCGCGGGTGCGCCGAACGAAGAATTTGTGCTGACGACCGATGGCCGTCTGCGCTGGCGCGGTGAAGTTGTGGCGGAACTAGCAGAAGGCGATAGCCTCTATCGTCCGCGTATCATCACTCTGGCTGACGAAAGCCTGACCGGTCCTGATTTGGACCGCGTGCAGGATCGTCTGTCGCTCTGGCTCCGCCACCACATCAACACCGTGCTTGAGCAGGTGATGAGCCTGGAAGCGCCGGCCGACGTTGAAGGCACCGCTCGCGGCATCGCCTATCGCCTGTTCGAAAACCTTGGCGTCATGCCACGCGCGGCAATGGCCGACGATGTAAAGGGTTTGGATCAGGACGAGCGCGGCAAGCTGCGTAAGCTGGGCATCAAATTTGGTGCTTACCACATCTACCTGCCGCTATCGCTCAAGCCCGCGCCTCGCGAGCTGGCACTGATTCTCTTCGCTTTGAAGAACGGTGGCGTGCGTCAGGCAGGCGTGACCGATATTCCGCACATCGTGCTGTCGGGCCGCACCTCCTTCCTCGTCGATCCTGAAGTCGATACGCGCCTTTATGAGGTTGCAGGCTTTAAGGTTGCCGGTAAGCGCGCTGTGCGTATCGATATTCTCGAACGCCTTGCCGATATCATTCGTCCGCTGATCGCGCTCGACGCATCGCGCCCATACCAGGGTGAGCTGCCAGTGGGTGCTGCCGAAGCCAATGGCTTCCGCGTCACGGTCGAGATGACCTCGCTGCTGGGTTGCTCGGGCGAAGATTTCGCCTCGATTCTCTCATCGCTGGGCTATCGCCTGCGCAAGACCGTAAAGGTTGCGGCGCCGGTTGAAGTCGTCGCGGATGCACCAGCGGCTGATGCTGCTGACGCGGTTGCTACCGAAGGGGCAGCGCCTGCTGCTGAAGCAGAAGTGGCTGCACCGGCTGCTCCAGCAGAGCCTGAGTTTGACGAAGTGTGGTTCCCAGGTGGCCGTCGCCACAATGAGAACAACCAGAATCGTCGTCCTGAAGGCCGTGGTCGTCGCCCAGAAGGTGAAGGTGCGCAGCAGCAGGAACGTCGTCCGAACGAGCGTCCGCGCAATAAGGGCCCACGTCGTCCTGAAGGCGAAGAGCGCAATACGCGTCCGGCTGGCAAGACTCGCCCAGAAAAGACCGAACGTCCGGAGAATCGCCGTCCTCCTCAGCGCGAAGAGCGCAAGGTGGCCTTCGATCCGAACAGCCCGTTCGCAAAGCTTGCCGCGCTGCGCGGCAAGTCCGAGTAA
- a CDS encoding NAD(P)H-binding protein, translating into MKVAMLGASGRAGSEITKELARRGHVVLAVDTNPDTVPTAPGVTPVKGDAFDAAALSKLIEGCDVVISALRFDVPAATLLAAAKQAGIGRVLFTGGAGSLEVAPGVRLIDAPGFPDEARPFVQGGITFLEDLKGDTEIDWIFFSPAADFFAGPRLGHYRLGGNTLVTDEAGVSKISFADYAIAMVDELEQHKHSRERFTAAY; encoded by the coding sequence ATGAAAGTTGCAATGTTGGGCGCGAGCGGCCGCGCTGGCTCGGAAATCACCAAAGAACTGGCTCGCCGGGGGCATGTTGTTCTGGCGGTCGACACAAATCCCGACACCGTCCCCACGGCGCCGGGCGTCACGCCGGTTAAGGGGGATGCATTCGACGCTGCGGCACTTTCCAAGCTGATTGAAGGCTGTGACGTGGTGATTAGCGCGTTACGCTTTGACGTGCCCGCAGCCACGCTGTTGGCGGCGGCCAAGCAGGCTGGCATAGGGCGGGTTCTGTTTACCGGTGGCGCGGGGAGCCTTGAGGTTGCGCCAGGGGTCCGGCTCATCGATGCCCCCGGCTTTCCTGATGAAGCCAGACCCTTTGTGCAGGGCGGGATTACCTTCCTTGAGGATCTTAAGGGGGACACAGAGATCGACTGGATCTTCTTCTCCCCGGCGGCGGACTTTTTCGCCGGTCCGCGCCTCGGACACTACCGACTGGGGGGCAATACGCTGGTCACGGATGAAGCAGGGGTGAGCAAGATCAGTTTTGCTGACTATGCCATTGCGATGGTCGATGAACTCGAACAGCACAAGCACAGCCGCGAGCGCTTCACCGCTGCTTACTGA
- a CDS encoding IS1 family transposase, protein MDCPDCSSTATVKRGLKAGYQRFSCKQCGRYFTDRAPKFSAETKAQAVQMYLNGTGIRAIGRVLSASPAAVLKWIRKEHDILQERIAAQRGTPASGPDIIEMDEIYTYVQKNSSERLSGPFIAEDSAALLPTTSVTKA, encoded by the coding sequence ATGGATTGTCCAGATTGTTCTAGCACTGCCACGGTCAAGCGCGGCCTCAAGGCGGGTTACCAGCGATTTAGCTGTAAGCAGTGTGGTCGGTACTTTACTGATCGCGCCCCTAAATTCAGCGCTGAGACAAAAGCGCAGGCCGTTCAGATGTATCTCAACGGCACCGGCATTAGGGCCATTGGGCGCGTCCTTTCGGCCTCCCCAGCCGCGGTCCTTAAATGGATCCGCAAGGAGCACGACATCTTGCAAGAGCGGATTGCGGCTCAGCGCGGTACGCCAGCGAGCGGGCCCGATATTATTGAGATGGACGAGATCTATACCTACGTCCAAAAAAACAGCAGCGAGCGGTTATCTGGACCGTTTATAGCCGAAGACAGCGCCGCGTTGTTGCCCACCACATCGGTGACAAAGGCGTAG
- the rsgA gene encoding ribosome small subunit-dependent GTPase A, translating into MSQIENDGAEVLNQLGWSAFFQDQLAGDEHDLVPLRIDGVHRRRLTGLSAAGQIQLELPPHTNTGDFAVGDWVLAEPITSLLVRRLDRKTVLERSAEGRKPMQLVAANVDTLLIVASCNADFNLARLERYLAFANEAGAEPAVVLTKADLAEDVAALEQQASALQRGLAVISLNAREEDAAAKLRPWCGPGATVALVGSSGVGKSTLVNTLVGSDGGHPQLTGAVRQGDDKGRHTTTSRSLHAMAGGGWVIDTPGVRSLHLKDVAQGLDTLFAEITELAPSCKFRNCSHDHEPGCAVRAAVAVGELDPERLERWKKLQAESRG; encoded by the coding sequence ATGAGCCAGATCGAAAACGATGGAGCTGAGGTCTTGAACCAGTTGGGCTGGTCAGCGTTTTTCCAAGATCAGCTCGCGGGCGATGAGCATGACCTTGTGCCATTGCGGATCGATGGCGTGCATCGCCGGCGATTGACGGGGTTGTCAGCCGCCGGTCAGATCCAGCTCGAGCTGCCGCCGCACACCAATACTGGTGATTTTGCAGTGGGCGATTGGGTGTTGGCCGAGCCCATTACCTCTCTCCTCGTGCGCAGGCTCGATCGCAAAACCGTGCTGGAGCGCAGCGCTGAAGGGCGTAAGCCGATGCAGCTGGTGGCGGCCAATGTCGACACGCTGCTCATCGTTGCCTCGTGCAATGCGGACTTTAACCTCGCGCGCCTCGAACGCTATTTGGCCTTTGCCAATGAGGCGGGCGCAGAGCCTGCCGTCGTGCTGACCAAGGCCGATCTGGCAGAGGATGTCGCGGCACTGGAACAGCAAGCCTCGGCGCTACAGCGTGGCCTGGCTGTCATCTCGCTCAATGCGCGCGAAGAAGACGCCGCGGCCAAGCTGCGCCCCTGGTGCGGACCGGGCGCAACCGTAGCGCTCGTCGGTTCATCGGGGGTGGGCAAGTCTACGCTCGTGAATACCCTTGTTGGTTCTGACGGGGGACACCCCCAGCTAACCGGCGCGGTCCGGCAGGGCGATGATAAAGGCCGCCACACGACGACCTCGCGATCACTCCATGCCATGGCAGGCGGTGGTTGGGTGATCGACACGCCGGGCGTCCGGAGCTTGCACCTCAAGGATGTGGCGCAGGGCCTCGATACGCTCTTTGCCGAGATCACCGAACTCGCGCCCTCGTGCAAATTCCGCAACTGTAGCCATGACCATGAGCCCGGATGCGCCGTGCGGGCGGCAGTCGCCGTTGGCGAGCTTGATCCAGAGCGCCTTGAGCGGTGGAAGAAACTGCAGGCTGAAAGCCGGGGGTAA
- a CDS encoding cold-shock protein, which translates to MTRLNGTVKFFNATKGFGFITPDNGGKDHFVHISAVQNSGVDGLYENDKVSYEAETGRDGRESAINLVLDK; encoded by the coding sequence ATGACCCGTTTGAACGGTACCGTAAAATTCTTCAACGCCACCAAGGGCTTTGGCTTCATCACGCCAGACAATGGCGGCAAGGATCATTTCGTACATATCTCCGCAGTTCAGAACTCCGGCGTTGATGGTCTGTATGAAAATGACAAGGTCAGCTACGAAGCTGAAACAGGCCGTGACGGTCGCGAGTCCGCGATCAATCTCGTTCTGGACAAGTAA
- a CDS encoding EAL domain-containing protein, with product MSDQLRRTSQRLQLSTDHGRYEWLEAMINQFPDYIYIKDLDGRLLFANEAVVRANGLDNIDQILGKTDFDLHPYADAKKITDVENRVIATGVPDLGIEEISLGGNGDRWLMMSRAPLRDKHGHTVGVIGMSRDITSRKMAEQLVQAQARLLELVATGVELDRVLDELILMIETQTVNVSGSVMIRSEDGQSLLLASGPSMPEIYKQRIQSVPIGPEVGSCGTAAWFNEQVVVSDIASDYRWSNFLHLVEGVSYQACWSTPIRSSHGEVLGTFALYSPERGPPDAKLNELIGIAAHLAGIAIERRQTEERVRFLATHDGLTGLLNRGSMELAFEVTLASAKDVGGQLALAFLDLDNFKHVNDTLGHATGDELLKVIAMRLEREVGEDGIVARVGGDEFVILMSKLKENVIDRLEALRAAVAEPIPVHDMMLEMTSSVGVAMHPEHGSDATTLLAHADAAMYHAKESGRDSLMVFSQDILDSSKQKLAKTEELRRALRENEFVLHYQPQFNQRTGQINCVEALVRWNHPVHGLIAPAHFIPLAEDNGLIVALGRWVLGEACRQCKQWVDTLGPDFKVCVNVSPRQFKERTVLSDVQDALAEAGLSPHNLELEITESLMMPDLPLALELMRQLGAMGVTLAIDDFGTGYSGLTALKRFPVSKLKIDRSFIADIPHDSDGEALTSAIIAIAHKLGLQIVAEGVETEAQMKFLLETGCETIQGYFVSKPLPASEAFAFITHTAAA from the coding sequence ATGTCAGACCAACTTCGCCGGACCAGTCAAAGGCTTCAACTGTCGACCGACCATGGCAGGTATGAGTGGCTGGAAGCGATGATCAACCAGTTTCCAGATTACATCTATATAAAGGATCTGGACGGGCGCTTACTCTTCGCCAACGAGGCGGTCGTTCGCGCTAATGGGCTGGACAACATCGACCAAATCCTTGGGAAAACAGATTTTGATCTGCATCCCTACGCTGATGCAAAGAAAATTACCGATGTGGAGAACCGGGTGATCGCGACGGGAGTACCCGATCTCGGGATCGAGGAGATTTCTCTTGGCGGCAATGGCGACCGTTGGTTGATGATGTCGCGAGCCCCTTTGCGGGATAAGCACGGTCACACGGTCGGCGTCATTGGCATGTCGCGCGACATCACTTCTCGCAAAATGGCCGAGCAATTGGTGCAGGCGCAGGCGCGCCTCCTTGAACTCGTGGCGACAGGTGTTGAACTCGACAGAGTTCTCGACGAACTGATTTTGATGATCGAGACCCAGACCGTGAATGTCTCGGGCTCGGTGATGATCCGGTCGGAGGACGGGCAGAGCCTATTGCTGGCGTCAGGTCCGTCCATGCCGGAGATCTACAAGCAACGCATCCAAAGCGTGCCAATCGGCCCCGAGGTTGGCAGCTGTGGCACCGCGGCATGGTTCAATGAACAAGTTGTCGTGTCCGATATTGCCAGTGATTACCGGTGGAGCAACTTCCTCCATCTGGTTGAAGGCGTGAGTTACCAAGCCTGCTGGTCTACCCCAATCCGCTCCTCCCACGGGGAGGTTTTGGGGACCTTTGCCTTGTACTCGCCAGAGCGCGGCCCCCCTGACGCTAAACTCAACGAATTGATCGGGATCGCGGCCCATCTTGCCGGTATCGCCATCGAACGCCGACAAACGGAAGAACGCGTTCGCTTTTTGGCCACGCATGACGGATTGACCGGGCTATTAAACCGCGGCTCCATGGAGCTAGCCTTTGAGGTGACCCTTGCGTCGGCAAAAGACGTCGGTGGTCAGCTCGCTTTGGCCTTCCTAGACCTCGACAATTTTAAGCACGTCAATGACACGCTTGGTCATGCCACGGGTGATGAGCTGCTCAAGGTTATCGCGATGCGGCTTGAGCGCGAAGTGGGGGAAGACGGCATCGTCGCTCGCGTTGGCGGCGACGAGTTTGTCATCCTGATGAGCAAGCTGAAAGAGAATGTGATCGACCGGCTGGAAGCCTTGCGGGCGGCGGTCGCGGAGCCGATCCCCGTTCATGACATGATGCTCGAAATGACGTCCAGCGTGGGTGTCGCCATGCATCCGGAACACGGGTCTGACGCCACCACACTATTGGCCCATGCTGATGCCGCGATGTATCACGCCAAGGAATCCGGTCGCGACAGCTTGATGGTGTTTTCCCAAGACATCCTGGATAGCAGTAAGCAAAAGCTCGCAAAAACCGAGGAACTGCGGCGTGCTTTGCGTGAAAACGAATTCGTTTTGCACTATCAGCCCCAGTTCAATCAGCGCACCGGACAGATCAATTGTGTCGAGGCTTTGGTCCGCTGGAACCACCCAGTGCACGGCTTGATCGCACCAGCGCATTTTATACCGCTTGCCGAAGACAATGGTTTGATCGTCGCGCTGGGGCGCTGGGTGCTCGGCGAGGCGTGTCGCCAGTGTAAACAATGGGTCGATACGCTCGGGCCTGATTTTAAGGTCTGCGTGAATGTCTCTCCACGACAGTTCAAAGAGCGCACTGTCCTGAGTGACGTGCAAGACGCGCTCGCAGAGGCTGGTTTGAGCCCGCACAATCTCGAACTCGAGATTACTGAAAGCCTGATGATGCCAGATTTGCCGCTGGCGCTTGAATTGATGCGGCAACTTGGGGCCATGGGTGTCACCTTAGCCATTGACGACTTCGGGACGGGCTACTCCGGCTTGACCGCGCTGAAACGTTTTCCTGTTTCGAAGCTTAAGATTGACCGGTCATTCATTGCTGACATCCCGCACGATAGTGATGGTGAGGCCTTAACTTCGGCGATCATTGCGATCGCCCATAAATTGGGCCTGCAGATCGTGGCAGAGGGCGTAGAGACCGAAGCGCAGATGAAGTTTTTGTTGGAGACAGGCTGCGAGACCATTCAGGGCTATTTCGTCTCCAAACCACTCCCCGCGAGCGAAGCATTTGCGTTCATCACACATACGGCTGCGGCGTGA
- a CDS encoding glutathione S-transferase family protein, with amino-acid sequence MPTITAFKNAPDKGAGLARDMRVRWALEEVGQRYDVRLLTFAELKQAPHLALQPFGQIPSFEDGDIALFETGAIVLHIAQHHPGLLPETPAERAKAISWMFAALSTIEPPILERESAKFFEADKDWQAEHFALIDARITTRLTQLAAALGDAPWLVGIFSAADILMVHTLSRLGSSGLLENHPSLVSYIARAKSRPAYQRAFAAQYEVFASLSN; translated from the coding sequence ATGCCCACCATCACAGCCTTTAAAAACGCGCCGGATAAGGGCGCAGGATTGGCGCGAGACATGCGGGTGCGCTGGGCCCTCGAAGAGGTCGGGCAGCGCTATGATGTGCGCTTGCTAACCTTCGCCGAATTAAAGCAAGCGCCTCACCTCGCCCTGCAGCCCTTCGGGCAAATCCCGAGCTTTGAAGACGGCGATATTGCCCTTTTTGAAACAGGTGCGATTGTTCTGCACATCGCCCAGCATCACCCCGGCCTGCTGCCCGAAACCCCTGCCGAGCGCGCCAAGGCCATAAGCTGGATGTTTGCGGCATTGAGCACCATAGAGCCGCCCATTCTCGAACGGGAAAGCGCCAAATTCTTTGAGGCAGACAAAGACTGGCAGGCCGAACATTTTGCGCTCATCGACGCCCGCATCACGACGCGCCTTACCCAACTCGCCGCCGCTCTTGGCGATGCCCCGTGGCTGGTGGGCATTTTCAGCGCCGCCGATATTTTAATGGTGCATACCCTTAGCCGCTTAGGCAGCTCGGGCCTGCTCGAAAACCACCCATCTCTGGTTTCCTACATCGCCCGCGCCAAATCCCGCCCAGCTTACCAACGCGCCTTCGCCGCCCAATACGAAGTTTTCGCCAGCCTATCCAATTAA
- a CDS encoding esterase, whose product MSGSSHGNTQSERLLYTSMGPMRREQLGMILPHEHVFVDLRTPDQPGYAQAEAGEVVAVMAPQIEAIKQRGVTALVECSTTGVGRRGDLDLAVSQATQFPIVVPTGSYREPWITPFVASADDAALEAWMVAELTIRLEEADFRAGWIKISAGDDGISPLEERILRAAARAGARTGAIIGSHTIRGRVALQQIDIIEEEGYSADRFIWIHTQSEADLGLHDEAVARGAWIEYDHVGRDPDDAVRALILRAHEKGQWDQLLVSHDLGWYDPAQPRGGKQRPYTHLSDVMMPQLGEHGVSAEALRALTHDNPFNAYAR is encoded by the coding sequence ATGAGCGGATCGTCGCACGGAAACACGCAGAGCGAGCGCTTGCTTTATACGAGCATGGGGCCGATGCGGCGCGAGCAGCTGGGGATGATCTTGCCCCACGAACATGTCTTTGTTGATTTACGGACGCCTGATCAACCGGGCTATGCGCAGGCTGAGGCAGGTGAGGTCGTTGCGGTGATGGCCCCGCAAATTGAGGCTATCAAGCAGCGTGGCGTGACGGCCTTGGTGGAATGTTCGACCACAGGGGTTGGGCGTCGCGGGGATTTGGATCTGGCGGTTTCACAGGCGACCCAATTCCCCATCGTGGTGCCGACAGGCAGTTATCGCGAGCCCTGGATCACGCCCTTTGTCGCCTCGGCCGATGATGCGGCGCTGGAAGCATGGATGGTCGCGGAGTTGACTATTCGGCTGGAGGAAGCCGATTTCCGCGCCGGGTGGATTAAGATCAGCGCGGGGGACGATGGGATTTCGCCACTCGAAGAGCGGATCTTGCGGGCCGCGGCGCGGGCAGGGGCGCGCACCGGGGCCATTATTGGCAGCCACACTATTCGCGGGCGCGTGGCCCTGCAGCAGATCGATATTATCGAGGAGGAAGGGTATTCGGCCGATCGCTTTATCTGGATCCATACGCAGAGTGAGGCTGATCTCGGCCTGCATGATGAAGCGGTCGCTCGCGGCGCTTGGATTGAATATGACCACGTCGGGCGTGACCCGGACGATGCGGTGCGAGCGCTCATTTTGCGAGCCCACGAAAAGGGGCAATGGGACCAGCTTTTGGTCAGTCATGACCTTGGCTGGTATGACCCCGCCCAGCCGCGCGGGGGCAAGCAGCGGCCCTATACGCATTTGAGCGATGTGATGATGCCGCAATTGGGCGAGCACGGGGTGAGCGCGGAGGCGCTGCGGGCTCTGACGCACGATAATCCGTTTAACGCCTATGCGCGTTAG